A single region of the Hylaeus volcanicus isolate JK05 chromosome 5, UHH_iyHylVolc1.0_haploid, whole genome shotgun sequence genome encodes:
- the LOC128877541 gene encoding spermine oxidase-like encodes MLDPCKPEPTVVIIGAGMAGLSAAHRLAQCGLQNFTILEATDRPGGRIHSCWLGDVVAEMGATWIEGGCVANPVFTLAAQEGLLKPPVFRPDPSHGLFCTSDGRAIDLPVSITAYHTFRQIEQQAATLFSLGCGRTHGTLLNFMGVRIQQELHNFPEEQRYDAARVMYGMTNCVRCRCGDDLSLVSADQFGSYIEIPGGNVRVPLGYVGVLAPLLRDLPSCSLKYCKPVSCVRWGAVTDSCPRAVVKCCDGDEFPADYVIVTVSLGVLKHQHDKLFCPALPAEKVEAISKLGYGYVNKIFLEYARPFWVWKEGGIKLAWSADELTDRCDWVKGISNIEELSTSQHVLCAWICGREAADMELCSDEEIVESITRVLRQFTGDPTLPYPANLLRSKWCMDQYFAGAYSYMGLDSTVGHQCDLASPLPGTCEPIPPILLFAGEATIPGHYSTVHGARLSGIREAERIIQLTKRFGGPPKKDEKRS; translated from the exons ATGCTGGATCCTTGCAAGCCCGAGCCAACGGTGGTGATCATTGGCGCGGGGATGGCAGGACTCTCAGCGGCCCATCGATTGGCACAGTGTGGTCTTCAGAATTTCACGATATTGGAGGCGACGGATCG ACCAGGTGGGCGAATCCACTCGTGCTGGTTGGGCGACGTGGTGGCGGAAATGGGAGCCACCTGGATCGAGGGGGGATGTGTGGCGAACCCCGTGTTCACCCTGGCGGCCCAAGAAGGTCTCCTGAAGCCGCCGGTTTTCAGGCCCGATCCTAGCCACGGTCTCTTCTGCACCAGCGACGGAAGAGCCATCGACCTTCCCGTCAGCATCACCGCTTATCACACCTTTCGTCAAATCGAGCAACAAGCAGCGACCCTCTTCTCCCTGGGTTGTGGCCGCACCCACGGTACGTTGCTGAATTTCATGGGCGTCAGAATTCAGCAGGAGCTCCACAATTTCCCGGAGGAGCAACG ATATGACGCAGCCAGGGTGATGTACGGGATGACGAACTGCGTGAGGTGTCGTTGCGGCGATGACCTGTCGCTCGTTTCAGCCGATCAGTTTGGAAGCTACATAGAGATCCCCGGTGGCAACGTGAGGGTGCCCCTTGGATACGTGGGGGTCCTTGCTCCGTTGCTGAGGGATCTGCCGAGTTGCTCCCTCAA GTACTGCAAACCGGTGAGTTGCGTGCGATGGGGGGCCGTGACGGATTCCTGTCCGCGAGCGGTGGTGAAGTGCTGCGACGGCGACGAATTCCCTGCTGATTACGTGATCGTCACCGTGTCCCTCGGCGTTTTGAAGCACCAACACGACAAACTCTTCTGCCCGGCGCTGCCAGCGGAGAAAGTCGAGGCCATCTCTAAATTGGGCTACGGCtacgttaataaaatattcttggaATACGCGAGACCGTTCTGGGTATGGAAGGAAGGAGGTATCAAGCTGGCCTGGTCGGCCGACGAACTCACCGACAGATGCGACTGGGTGAAAG GGATTTCTAATATAGAGGAATTGTCGACCTCGCAGCACGTTCTATGCGCGTGGATTTGCGGCCGCGAGGCGGCTGATATGGAACTGTGCTCCGACGAGGAGATCGTGGAATCGATAACAAGAGTTCTTCGACAATTCACCGGTGATCCCACGCTGCCATACCCGGCTAATCTTCTCAGAAGCAAATGGTGCATGGATCAATACTTCGCCGGTGCATATAGCTACATGGGCCTCGACAGCACTGTCGGTCATCAGTGTGATCTAGCTAGTCCTTTGCCAG GTACATGCGAGCCGATACCACCGATCCTCCTGTTCGCTGGGGAAGCCACGATCCCGGGTCACTATAGCACAGTTCACGGGGCGCGATTGAGCGGGATTCGCGAGGCTGAGAGGATAATTCAGCTGACCAAACGATTCGGAGGCCCTCCAAAGAAAGACGAGAAGCGTAGCTGA
- the LOC128877538 gene encoding aromatic-L-amino-acid decarboxylase-like: MDTKDFIDFGKATVDLLANYTDTLRDKNVLPDVEPGYLSELLPEEVPQKPDTWQEVLKDVERYIIPGLTHWNSPHFHAFYPTANSYPAIVGEMMSAGMSCIGFSWLASPACTELEVITMNWLGKLVGLPDEFLNYKGGSGGGVIQGSASETTFLCFLAAREQTVHRVRRLHPEYSEDYIRSKLVAYTSDQSNSSVEKAGIIMAIPMKLVPSDDKYSLRGETLLKAIKEDLENGLIPCYVVATLGTTGTCAFDNLQELGPICNEYNIWLHVDAAYAGAAFVCPEYRYLMSGVEYADSFNINPHKWLLVNFDCSTLWLKDARRLVEALSIDRIYLAHDKQGLAPDYRNWQISLGRRFRSLKLWFVLRLYGVEGLQKHIRETIKLAEMFERYVKDDNRFELATERAMGLICFRLKGDDRYTGELLDRVTAEKKIYVVPATIRDKLVIRFVIGSRLCTEADIDFAWNQFTKHATDILRSQPIENAIRPSVQEKSLNGIATRLENLNSESKIQKIS, encoded by the exons ATGGACACGAaagatttcatcgattttggCAAGGCGACCGTCGATTTATTGGCCAACTACACGGATACTTTGAGGGACAAGAACGTGCTTCCGGATGTCGAGCCTGGATATCTGAGCGAATTATTACCCGAGGAAGTTCCGCAGAAACCGGATACGTGGCAGGAGGTGTTGAAAGACGTCGAGCGATACATCATACCTGGG ttgaCTCATTGGAATTCACCGCATTTCCACGCATTTTATCCGACCGCGAACTCCTATCCGGCAATTGTGGGTGAAATGATGAGCGCAGGCATGAGTTGCATAGGATTTTCATGGCTTGCTTCACCTGCGTGTACCGAGCTCGAAGTTATCACGATGAATTGGCTGGGGAAACTAGTAGGATTGCCCGATGAGTTCCTGAATTACAAGGGAGGCTCCGGAGGAGGCGTTATACAG GGATCGGCGAGTGAAACCACCTTCCTGTGTTTCTTAGCAGCAAGGGAACAAACTGTGCATCGCGTGAGGCGTCTTCATCCAGAATATAGCGAAGACTACATCAGGTCTAAATTGGTCGCCTATACATCTG ATCAATCGAACTCCTCGGTGGAGAAGGCGGGAATTATAATGGCGATACCCATGAAACTCGTACCGTCCGACGACAAGTACTCTCTTCGAGGCGAAACGTTGTTGAAAGCGATCAAGGAAGACCTGGAGAATGGCCTCATACCGTGTTACGTCGTGGCCACTTTGGGTACCACGGGCACCTGTGCCTTCGATAACCTTCAAGAACTGGGACCAATTTGCAACGAGTACAACATCTGGTTGCACGTAGATGCTGCTTACGCAG GCGCTGCTTTCGTCTGCCCCGAGTACCGGTACTTGATGTCTGGCGTTGAGTATGCCGACTCCTTCAACATTAATCCGCACAAATGGCTGCTCGTTAATTTCGATTGTTCCACGCTCTG GCTCAAAGACGCCAGGCGACTCGTCGAGGCTCTTAGTATAGACAGAATTTACCTGGCGCACGATAAACAAGGACTCGCTCCAGATTACAGA AACTGGCAAATTTCATTGGGCCGACGCTTTCGTTCCCTGAAACTGTGGTTCGTGTTGCGTCTTTACGGAGTGGAGGGCTTACAAAAGCACATAAGAGAAACGATAAAATTGGCCGAGATGTTCGAACGATACGTGAAAGACGACAACAGATTCGAATTGGCGACGGAGAGGGCTATGGGGCTGATTTGCTTCAGGTTAAAG gGTGACGATCGATACACCGGGGAACTTCTCGACCGCGTGACAGCCGAGAAAAAGATCTACGTGGTTCCAGCAACGATTCGCGATAAATTGGTCATTCGTTTCGTCATTGGTAGCCGCTTGTGCACAGAGGCAGACATAGACTTCGCATGGAACCAGTTCACGAAACATGCGACGGACATCCTGCGGTCGCAACCGATCGAGAACGCCATTCGTCCTTCCGTTCAGGAAAAATCCTTGAACGGCATAGCGACCAGactagaaaatttgaattccgAGTCGAAGATCCAAAAGATATCgtag